The following proteins are co-located in the Scylla paramamosain isolate STU-SP2022 chromosome 37, ASM3559412v1, whole genome shotgun sequence genome:
- the LOC135091252 gene encoding cytosolic phospholipase A2-like isoform X2 → MDLLQITGSKALHQWRRKVRTQSKFDPFQVFEVQHEACDDLQITIKKGERITKGSTLQDLMDTPDPYVVLRIPGSSNSCKRTSHVDNCTNPIWDESFHFFLDPSKEYTLHVILMDANYTMDETLGEQTFSLNLLNLDTPQDVIFDFPNGKVHTVLTLQKNKNPDLRFSLALCHEEKSFLQIRRRRVLAAMKKLLGPKAPENEKQVPIIGVLGSGGGFRAMTCLSGAVKALQETGILDCTTYISGLSGSSWYISTLFAHENFPNITHSQVQKELRDSVTKDWKWKLLNSPAYVTSMVAKYKQGQPVSFTDFFGHLLGDVLLKENKNKKLTETQPILQKGIIPMPLYTCLHAKKKVSCRSFSEWVEFSPFEIGIAKYGTFMKTQDFGCKFIVGKKIKHFDEFPLHFLQGVWGSAFTILIKRLVMEGGKKDIVQIMRDAQKEENMENGNLKDTHSSAESSDSEDEKYIEGHDDKESEEEELEEHKSTRAQPLAENGITQHTIPEEDRQIQPKRKTSEIPKGCSLDQADVEDKKITSSRSFDSLSSEKEGKTDQTDPKDKGDIRPRIKKASAFSFDLQSRKTSKDSRKFSTESDPGVTTEYQRAQHPRLQRQGAIKGSRINKEEAAQPTSPSQDKWATRRKTLRRSRVEKKAGLWDGLKQSIMTGTNILNSRAGRAGEVLNPFRGLSLRHSFPISPFATDVMGKDEDQEDAVDSDTGFGASCRYKPLDNKAKKLFIVDSGLAFNSPYPLLLRPQRAVDIYLSFDFSQRPTDSSQPFKELLLAEKWATQNKVPFPPIQKQVAQYEGQEVRECYVFKHPTDPFCPVILHFPLVNNKFREFSAPGVPRETEEEKQFGDFPIFDDPSNAFSSMNFAYEAIQFDRLTKLVEFNTLLCVDTIKKELEEVVEKKKQYIPKLTFKDVVNTMKRMSSFSPGERGDNDLRLKVSLENEEELKRRTRYSSVPDQDESDNSDNDYSDALEEIPDETTTL, encoded by the exons ATGGATTTACTGCAGATTA CAGGCTCCAAGGCGCTGCACCAGTGGCGACGCAAGGTTCGCACCCAGAGCAA ATTTGATCCCTTCCAGGTTTTTGAA GTGCAACATGAGGCCTGTGACGACCTGCAGATCACAatcaagaaaggagaaagaatcaCCAAAGGCAGCACACTCCAGGACCTCA TGGACACACCTGATCCATACGTCGTGCTGAGGATTCCAGGTAGCTCAAACTCCTGCAAGCGCACCAGTCACGTGGACAACTGCACTAATCCAATATGGGATGAgtccttccacttcttccttgaccCGTCCAAAGAATACACACTCC ATGTGATCCTGATGGACGCTAACTACACCATGGACGAGACACTTGGGGAGCAAACCTTCAGCCTCAACTTGCTGAACCTTGACACTCCACAAGACGTCATCTTCGACTTCCCCAATGGAAAGGTTCACACTGTCCTCACCCTGCAGAAGAA CAAAAACCCAGACCTGAGGTTCTCCCTTGCACTGTGTCACGAGGAGAAAAGCTTCCTTCAGATCCGTCGCCGTAGAGTTCTGGCAGCCATGAAGAAACTGCTGGGCCCCAAAGCACCAGAGAATGAGAAGCAG GTTCCCATCATTGGAGTACTGGGATCTGGTGGGGGCTTCAGGGCCATGACATGCCTGAGTGGTGCTGTCAAGGCTTTGCAGGAGACTGGCATCCTGGACTGTACCACCTACATCTCCGGTCTCTCTGGCTCATCCTG GTACATCTCAACACTGTTTGCCCACGAGAACTTCCCCAACATCACACACTCCCAGGTGCAGAAGGAGCTAAGGGATTCTGTCACCAAGGACTGGAAGTGGAAGCTGCTAAACTCCCCAGCATATGTGACCAGTATGGTGGCCAAGTACAAGCAGGGCCAGCCAGTCTCCTTCACTGATTTCTTTGGCCATCTACTGGGGGATGTGCTGCtcaaagag aataagaacaagaagctGACAGAGACCCAGCCAATCCTGCAGAAAGGAATCATACCGATGCCGCTGTACACTTGTCTCCATGCCAAGAAGAAAGTCTCCTGCAGATCATTCTCA GAGTGGGTAGAATTCTCTCCATTTGAAATCGGCATTGCAAAATATGGTACCTTCATGAAAACCCAAGATTTTGGATGCAAGTTTATTGTTGGCAAGAAAATCAAACATTTTGATGAATTTCCTCTACACTTTTTGCAAG gtgtgtgggggagTGCCTTCACCATTCTCATCAagaggctggtgatggagggaggaaagaaggacatCGTACAGATCATGAGAGATGcacagaaggaggaaaacatggAAA ATGGAAACCTGAAGGACACACACAGTTCAGCTGAGAGTTCTGACTCAGAGGACGAAAAATACATTGAGGGTCATGACGACAAggaatcagaggaggaggagctggaggagcaCAAGAGTACCCGTGCACAGCCTCTTGCGGAGAATGGCATCACGCAGCACACCATCCCTGAGGAGGACAGGCAGATTCAACCCAAGAGGAAGACTTCAGAAATTCCCAAGGGCTGTTCTCTTGACCAGGCTGATGTGGAAGACAAGAAAATTACTTCATCCAGATCATTTGACAGCCTCTCTAGTGAAAAGGAAGGCAAGACAGATCAGACAGATCCCAAAGATAAAGGGGACATCAGACCAAGGATAAAGAAAGCCTCAGCATTTAGTTTCGACCTTCAGAGCAGGAAAACCTCAAAGGACAGCAGGAAGTTCAGCACAGAGAGTGACCCAGGCGTGACGACAGAATACCAGAGAGCACAGCACCCACGACTGCAACGGCAGGGCGCCATCAAGGGCTCCCGGATAAACAAGGAGGAAGCTGCCCAGCCAACCTCCCCAAGCCAGGACAAGTGGGCCACGAGGAG AAAAACTCTGCGGCGGTCTCGAGTGGAGAAGAAGGCAGGACTCTGGGACGGCCTCAAGCAGAGCATCATGACAGGCACCAACATCCTCAACTCGCGTGCTGGCCGGGCTGGGGAGGTGCTCAACCCTTTCCGCGGCCTGTCCCTGAGGCACtccttccccatctccccctTTGCCACAGATGTCATGGGGAAGGACGAGGACCAGGAGGATGCTGTAGACTCAGACA CGGGCTTTGGGGCCAGCTGTCGCTACAAGCCCCTGGACAACAAGGCAAAGAAACTGTTCATTGTGGACTCTGGCTTGGCTTTCAACTCACCCTACCCACTCCTCTTGCGACCCCAGCGAGCCGTGGACATCTACCTCTCTTTTGACTTCTCCCAGCGGCCCACAGACAGCTCTCAGCCCTTCAAGGAACTTCTCCTGGCAGAAAAATGGGCCACACAGAATAAAGTTCCTTTCCCAcctatacagaagcag GTGGCACAGTATGAGGGgcaggaggtgagggagtgttATGTCTTCAAGCACCCAACAGACCCATTCTGCCCCgtcatccttcacttccctctggTCAACAACAAGTTCAGGGAATTCAGTGCGCCAG GTGTTCCCAGAGAaactgaggaagagaagcagttTGGTGACTTCCCCATCTTTGATGATCCCTCCAATGCATTCTCCTCAATGAATTTTGCATACGAGGCCATCCAGTTTGACCGCCTGACCAAGCTGGTAGAATTTAACACATTGCTTTGTGTGGACACCATCAAGAAGGAGCTGGAGGAAGttgtagagaagaagaagcagtacATTCCTAAGCTGACCTTCAAGGACGTGGTCAACACCATGAAGCGAATGTCCAGCTTCAGCCCTGGGGAGAGGGGCGACAATGACCTCAGGCTGAAGGTGTCActggagaatgaggaggaactGAAGAGGAGGACACGGTACTCATCTGTGCCTGATCAGGATGAAAGTGACAACAGTGATAATGACTACTCTGATGCACTGGAGGAGATTCCTGATGAAACGACAACATTGTGA
- the LOC135091252 gene encoding cytosolic phospholipase A2-like isoform X3, with amino-acid sequence MSNLPPASHKRFDPFQVFEVQHEACDDLQITIKKGERITKGSTLQDLMDTPDPYVVLRIPGSSNSCKRTSHVDNCTNPIWDESFHFFLDPSKEYTLHVILMDANYTMDETLGEQTFSLNLLNLDTPQDVIFDFPNGKVHTVLTLQKNKNPDLRFSLALCHEEKSFLQIRRRRVLAAMKKLLGPKAPENEKQVPIIGVLGSGGGFRAMTCLSGAVKALQETGILDCTTYISGLSGSSWYISTLFAHENFPNITHSQVQKELRDSVTKDWKWKLLNSPAYVTSMVAKYKQGQPVSFTDFFGHLLGDVLLKENKNKKLTETQPILQKGIIPMPLYTCLHAKKKVSCRSFSEWVEFSPFEIGIAKYGTFMKTQDFGCKFIVGKKIKHFDEFPLHFLQGVWGSAFTILIKRLVMEGGKKDIVQIMRDAQKEENMENGNLKDTHSSAESSDSEDEKYIEGHDDKESEEEELEEHKSTRAQPLAENGITQHTIPEEDRQIQPKRKTSEIPKGCSLDQADVEDKKITSSRSFDSLSSEKEGKTDQTDPKDKGDIRPRIKKASAFSFDLQSRKTSKDSRKFSTESDPGVTTEYQRAQHPRLQRQGAIKGSRINKEEAAQPTSPSQDKWATRRKTLRRSRVEKKAGLWDGLKQSIMTGTNILNSRAGRAGEVLNPFRGLSLRHSFPISPFATDVMGKDEDQEDAVDSDTGFGASCRYKPLDNKAKKLFIVDSGLAFNSPYPLLLRPQRAVDIYLSFDFSQRPTDSSQPFKELLLAEKWATQNKVPFPPIQKQVAQYEGQEVRECYVFKHPTDPFCPVILHFPLVNNKFREFSAPGVPRETEEEKQFGDFPIFDDPSNAFSSMNFAYEAIQFDRLTKLVEFNTLLCVDTIKKELEEVVEKKKQYIPKLTFKDVVNTMKRMSSFSPGERGDNDLRLKVSLENEEELKRRTRYSSVPDQDESDNSDNDYSDALEEIPDETTTL; translated from the exons ATGAGTAATCTCCCACCAGCTTCCCATAAAAG ATTTGATCCCTTCCAGGTTTTTGAA GTGCAACATGAGGCCTGTGACGACCTGCAGATCACAatcaagaaaggagaaagaatcaCCAAAGGCAGCACACTCCAGGACCTCA TGGACACACCTGATCCATACGTCGTGCTGAGGATTCCAGGTAGCTCAAACTCCTGCAAGCGCACCAGTCACGTGGACAACTGCACTAATCCAATATGGGATGAgtccttccacttcttccttgaccCGTCCAAAGAATACACACTCC ATGTGATCCTGATGGACGCTAACTACACCATGGACGAGACACTTGGGGAGCAAACCTTCAGCCTCAACTTGCTGAACCTTGACACTCCACAAGACGTCATCTTCGACTTCCCCAATGGAAAGGTTCACACTGTCCTCACCCTGCAGAAGAA CAAAAACCCAGACCTGAGGTTCTCCCTTGCACTGTGTCACGAGGAGAAAAGCTTCCTTCAGATCCGTCGCCGTAGAGTTCTGGCAGCCATGAAGAAACTGCTGGGCCCCAAAGCACCAGAGAATGAGAAGCAG GTTCCCATCATTGGAGTACTGGGATCTGGTGGGGGCTTCAGGGCCATGACATGCCTGAGTGGTGCTGTCAAGGCTTTGCAGGAGACTGGCATCCTGGACTGTACCACCTACATCTCCGGTCTCTCTGGCTCATCCTG GTACATCTCAACACTGTTTGCCCACGAGAACTTCCCCAACATCACACACTCCCAGGTGCAGAAGGAGCTAAGGGATTCTGTCACCAAGGACTGGAAGTGGAAGCTGCTAAACTCCCCAGCATATGTGACCAGTATGGTGGCCAAGTACAAGCAGGGCCAGCCAGTCTCCTTCACTGATTTCTTTGGCCATCTACTGGGGGATGTGCTGCtcaaagag aataagaacaagaagctGACAGAGACCCAGCCAATCCTGCAGAAAGGAATCATACCGATGCCGCTGTACACTTGTCTCCATGCCAAGAAGAAAGTCTCCTGCAGATCATTCTCA GAGTGGGTAGAATTCTCTCCATTTGAAATCGGCATTGCAAAATATGGTACCTTCATGAAAACCCAAGATTTTGGATGCAAGTTTATTGTTGGCAAGAAAATCAAACATTTTGATGAATTTCCTCTACACTTTTTGCAAG gtgtgtgggggagTGCCTTCACCATTCTCATCAagaggctggtgatggagggaggaaagaaggacatCGTACAGATCATGAGAGATGcacagaaggaggaaaacatggAAA ATGGAAACCTGAAGGACACACACAGTTCAGCTGAGAGTTCTGACTCAGAGGACGAAAAATACATTGAGGGTCATGACGACAAggaatcagaggaggaggagctggaggagcaCAAGAGTACCCGTGCACAGCCTCTTGCGGAGAATGGCATCACGCAGCACACCATCCCTGAGGAGGACAGGCAGATTCAACCCAAGAGGAAGACTTCAGAAATTCCCAAGGGCTGTTCTCTTGACCAGGCTGATGTGGAAGACAAGAAAATTACTTCATCCAGATCATTTGACAGCCTCTCTAGTGAAAAGGAAGGCAAGACAGATCAGACAGATCCCAAAGATAAAGGGGACATCAGACCAAGGATAAAGAAAGCCTCAGCATTTAGTTTCGACCTTCAGAGCAGGAAAACCTCAAAGGACAGCAGGAAGTTCAGCACAGAGAGTGACCCAGGCGTGACGACAGAATACCAGAGAGCACAGCACCCACGACTGCAACGGCAGGGCGCCATCAAGGGCTCCCGGATAAACAAGGAGGAAGCTGCCCAGCCAACCTCCCCAAGCCAGGACAAGTGGGCCACGAGGAG AAAAACTCTGCGGCGGTCTCGAGTGGAGAAGAAGGCAGGACTCTGGGACGGCCTCAAGCAGAGCATCATGACAGGCACCAACATCCTCAACTCGCGTGCTGGCCGGGCTGGGGAGGTGCTCAACCCTTTCCGCGGCCTGTCCCTGAGGCACtccttccccatctccccctTTGCCACAGATGTCATGGGGAAGGACGAGGACCAGGAGGATGCTGTAGACTCAGACA CGGGCTTTGGGGCCAGCTGTCGCTACAAGCCCCTGGACAACAAGGCAAAGAAACTGTTCATTGTGGACTCTGGCTTGGCTTTCAACTCACCCTACCCACTCCTCTTGCGACCCCAGCGAGCCGTGGACATCTACCTCTCTTTTGACTTCTCCCAGCGGCCCACAGACAGCTCTCAGCCCTTCAAGGAACTTCTCCTGGCAGAAAAATGGGCCACACAGAATAAAGTTCCTTTCCCAcctatacagaagcag GTGGCACAGTATGAGGGgcaggaggtgagggagtgttATGTCTTCAAGCACCCAACAGACCCATTCTGCCCCgtcatccttcacttccctctggTCAACAACAAGTTCAGGGAATTCAGTGCGCCAG GTGTTCCCAGAGAaactgaggaagagaagcagttTGGTGACTTCCCCATCTTTGATGATCCCTCCAATGCATTCTCCTCAATGAATTTTGCATACGAGGCCATCCAGTTTGACCGCCTGACCAAGCTGGTAGAATTTAACACATTGCTTTGTGTGGACACCATCAAGAAGGAGCTGGAGGAAGttgtagagaagaagaagcagtacATTCCTAAGCTGACCTTCAAGGACGTGGTCAACACCATGAAGCGAATGTCCAGCTTCAGCCCTGGGGAGAGGGGCGACAATGACCTCAGGCTGAAGGTGTCActggagaatgaggaggaactGAAGAGGAGGACACGGTACTCATCTGTGCCTGATCAGGATGAAAGTGACAACAGTGATAATGACTACTCTGATGCACTGGAGGAGATTCCTGATGAAACGACAACATTGTGA
- the LOC135091252 gene encoding cytosolic phospholipase A2-like isoform X1 produces MAVAEGVTSTMKDHHHSKPAHLHLKSMARPRTTSSMWGLKFDPFQVFEVQHEACDDLQITIKKGERITKGSTLQDLMDTPDPYVVLRIPGSSNSCKRTSHVDNCTNPIWDESFHFFLDPSKEYTLHVILMDANYTMDETLGEQTFSLNLLNLDTPQDVIFDFPNGKVHTVLTLQKNKNPDLRFSLALCHEEKSFLQIRRRRVLAAMKKLLGPKAPENEKQVPIIGVLGSGGGFRAMTCLSGAVKALQETGILDCTTYISGLSGSSWYISTLFAHENFPNITHSQVQKELRDSVTKDWKWKLLNSPAYVTSMVAKYKQGQPVSFTDFFGHLLGDVLLKENKNKKLTETQPILQKGIIPMPLYTCLHAKKKVSCRSFSEWVEFSPFEIGIAKYGTFMKTQDFGCKFIVGKKIKHFDEFPLHFLQGVWGSAFTILIKRLVMEGGKKDIVQIMRDAQKEENMENGNLKDTHSSAESSDSEDEKYIEGHDDKESEEEELEEHKSTRAQPLAENGITQHTIPEEDRQIQPKRKTSEIPKGCSLDQADVEDKKITSSRSFDSLSSEKEGKTDQTDPKDKGDIRPRIKKASAFSFDLQSRKTSKDSRKFSTESDPGVTTEYQRAQHPRLQRQGAIKGSRINKEEAAQPTSPSQDKWATRRKTLRRSRVEKKAGLWDGLKQSIMTGTNILNSRAGRAGEVLNPFRGLSLRHSFPISPFATDVMGKDEDQEDAVDSDTGFGASCRYKPLDNKAKKLFIVDSGLAFNSPYPLLLRPQRAVDIYLSFDFSQRPTDSSQPFKELLLAEKWATQNKVPFPPIQKQVAQYEGQEVRECYVFKHPTDPFCPVILHFPLVNNKFREFSAPGVPRETEEEKQFGDFPIFDDPSNAFSSMNFAYEAIQFDRLTKLVEFNTLLCVDTIKKELEEVVEKKKQYIPKLTFKDVVNTMKRMSSFSPGERGDNDLRLKVSLENEEELKRRTRYSSVPDQDESDNSDNDYSDALEEIPDETTTL; encoded by the exons ATGGCAGTAGCTGAGGGCGTCACCAGCACCatgaaggaccaccaccacagcaaacCCGCACACCTCCACCTCAAGTCCATGGCCCGCCCCCGCACCACCAGCTCCATGTGGGGACTGAA ATTTGATCCCTTCCAGGTTTTTGAA GTGCAACATGAGGCCTGTGACGACCTGCAGATCACAatcaagaaaggagaaagaatcaCCAAAGGCAGCACACTCCAGGACCTCA TGGACACACCTGATCCATACGTCGTGCTGAGGATTCCAGGTAGCTCAAACTCCTGCAAGCGCACCAGTCACGTGGACAACTGCACTAATCCAATATGGGATGAgtccttccacttcttccttgaccCGTCCAAAGAATACACACTCC ATGTGATCCTGATGGACGCTAACTACACCATGGACGAGACACTTGGGGAGCAAACCTTCAGCCTCAACTTGCTGAACCTTGACACTCCACAAGACGTCATCTTCGACTTCCCCAATGGAAAGGTTCACACTGTCCTCACCCTGCAGAAGAA CAAAAACCCAGACCTGAGGTTCTCCCTTGCACTGTGTCACGAGGAGAAAAGCTTCCTTCAGATCCGTCGCCGTAGAGTTCTGGCAGCCATGAAGAAACTGCTGGGCCCCAAAGCACCAGAGAATGAGAAGCAG GTTCCCATCATTGGAGTACTGGGATCTGGTGGGGGCTTCAGGGCCATGACATGCCTGAGTGGTGCTGTCAAGGCTTTGCAGGAGACTGGCATCCTGGACTGTACCACCTACATCTCCGGTCTCTCTGGCTCATCCTG GTACATCTCAACACTGTTTGCCCACGAGAACTTCCCCAACATCACACACTCCCAGGTGCAGAAGGAGCTAAGGGATTCTGTCACCAAGGACTGGAAGTGGAAGCTGCTAAACTCCCCAGCATATGTGACCAGTATGGTGGCCAAGTACAAGCAGGGCCAGCCAGTCTCCTTCACTGATTTCTTTGGCCATCTACTGGGGGATGTGCTGCtcaaagag aataagaacaagaagctGACAGAGACCCAGCCAATCCTGCAGAAAGGAATCATACCGATGCCGCTGTACACTTGTCTCCATGCCAAGAAGAAAGTCTCCTGCAGATCATTCTCA GAGTGGGTAGAATTCTCTCCATTTGAAATCGGCATTGCAAAATATGGTACCTTCATGAAAACCCAAGATTTTGGATGCAAGTTTATTGTTGGCAAGAAAATCAAACATTTTGATGAATTTCCTCTACACTTTTTGCAAG gtgtgtgggggagTGCCTTCACCATTCTCATCAagaggctggtgatggagggaggaaagaaggacatCGTACAGATCATGAGAGATGcacagaaggaggaaaacatggAAA ATGGAAACCTGAAGGACACACACAGTTCAGCTGAGAGTTCTGACTCAGAGGACGAAAAATACATTGAGGGTCATGACGACAAggaatcagaggaggaggagctggaggagcaCAAGAGTACCCGTGCACAGCCTCTTGCGGAGAATGGCATCACGCAGCACACCATCCCTGAGGAGGACAGGCAGATTCAACCCAAGAGGAAGACTTCAGAAATTCCCAAGGGCTGTTCTCTTGACCAGGCTGATGTGGAAGACAAGAAAATTACTTCATCCAGATCATTTGACAGCCTCTCTAGTGAAAAGGAAGGCAAGACAGATCAGACAGATCCCAAAGATAAAGGGGACATCAGACCAAGGATAAAGAAAGCCTCAGCATTTAGTTTCGACCTTCAGAGCAGGAAAACCTCAAAGGACAGCAGGAAGTTCAGCACAGAGAGTGACCCAGGCGTGACGACAGAATACCAGAGAGCACAGCACCCACGACTGCAACGGCAGGGCGCCATCAAGGGCTCCCGGATAAACAAGGAGGAAGCTGCCCAGCCAACCTCCCCAAGCCAGGACAAGTGGGCCACGAGGAG AAAAACTCTGCGGCGGTCTCGAGTGGAGAAGAAGGCAGGACTCTGGGACGGCCTCAAGCAGAGCATCATGACAGGCACCAACATCCTCAACTCGCGTGCTGGCCGGGCTGGGGAGGTGCTCAACCCTTTCCGCGGCCTGTCCCTGAGGCACtccttccccatctccccctTTGCCACAGATGTCATGGGGAAGGACGAGGACCAGGAGGATGCTGTAGACTCAGACA CGGGCTTTGGGGCCAGCTGTCGCTACAAGCCCCTGGACAACAAGGCAAAGAAACTGTTCATTGTGGACTCTGGCTTGGCTTTCAACTCACCCTACCCACTCCTCTTGCGACCCCAGCGAGCCGTGGACATCTACCTCTCTTTTGACTTCTCCCAGCGGCCCACAGACAGCTCTCAGCCCTTCAAGGAACTTCTCCTGGCAGAAAAATGGGCCACACAGAATAAAGTTCCTTTCCCAcctatacagaagcag GTGGCACAGTATGAGGGgcaggaggtgagggagtgttATGTCTTCAAGCACCCAACAGACCCATTCTGCCCCgtcatccttcacttccctctggTCAACAACAAGTTCAGGGAATTCAGTGCGCCAG GTGTTCCCAGAGAaactgaggaagagaagcagttTGGTGACTTCCCCATCTTTGATGATCCCTCCAATGCATTCTCCTCAATGAATTTTGCATACGAGGCCATCCAGTTTGACCGCCTGACCAAGCTGGTAGAATTTAACACATTGCTTTGTGTGGACACCATCAAGAAGGAGCTGGAGGAAGttgtagagaagaagaagcagtacATTCCTAAGCTGACCTTCAAGGACGTGGTCAACACCATGAAGCGAATGTCCAGCTTCAGCCCTGGGGAGAGGGGCGACAATGACCTCAGGCTGAAGGTGTCActggagaatgaggaggaactGAAGAGGAGGACACGGTACTCATCTGTGCCTGATCAGGATGAAAGTGACAACAGTGATAATGACTACTCTGATGCACTGGAGGAGATTCCTGATGAAACGACAACATTGTGA